In Primulina eburnea isolate SZY01 chromosome 5, ASM2296580v1, whole genome shotgun sequence, a single window of DNA contains:
- the LOC140832547 gene encoding uncharacterized protein: protein MASMPPTTGAEPSSTSQYTYTASTASYFPTPFHLQQTPSVSYIGAAAPPPIPSVQLPVYPAPPSVYSLPQYQQAQQLFQRDAQTITPEALESVKAALASSEIEHKTETKKKAIPRKAAGQAWEDPTLAEWPENDYRLFCGDLGNEVNDDVLSKVFTRFPSFNMARVVRDKRTGKTKGYGFVSFSNPADVVAALKEINGKYVGNRPIKLRKSTWRERTDHEALEKQKNHFQKKTKPPKKSVLHK from the exons ATGGCTTCGATGCCTCCGACCACTGGAGCTGAACCTTCATCAACCTCCCAATACACGTACACAGCCTCCACCGCTTCCTACTTTCCCACACCCTTTCATCTCCAACAAACGCCTTCCGTTTCGTATATTGGAGCTGCAGCTCCGCCACCTATTCCGTCGGTTCAGCTCCCCGTGTATCCCGCTCCTCCATCGGTCTACTCTTTGCCACAATATCAACAG GCACAACAGTTGTTTCAGAGAGATGCACAGACAATAACGCCGGAAGCACTTGAGAGTGTGAAGGCTGCACTTGCTAGCAGTGAGATCGAGCACAAAACAGAGACTAAGAAAAAAGCAATCCCCCGGAAAGCTGCTGGGCAGGCTTGGGAGGATCCAACTCTTGCAGAGTGGCCTGAAA ATGATTATCGTCTATTTTGTGGTGATCTTGGAAATGAGGTGAATGATGATGTTTTATCGAAAGTATTTACAAGATTTCCTTCCTTTAATATGGCCAGA GTTGTTAGGGACAAGAGAACTGGCAAGACCAAGGGTTATGGATTTGTTAGTTTCTCCAATCCAGCAGACGTCGTGGCGGCACTGAAGGAAATCAATG GTAAATATGTAGGCAATCGACCAATCAAACTTCGAAAGAGCACATGGAGAGAGAGGACTGATCATGAAGCCTTGGAAAAGCAAAAG AACCACTTCCAGAAGAAAACAAAACCACCAAAGAAAAGTGTGTTACACAAGTGA